ATGGAATACAATTGGAGGTTGGATTGTATTTATTATAGCTCTTACAACCTATGTACTTACAACCGAACCAACTGTTAGTTTTTGGGATTGTGGGGAATACATTACAACCTCTGCAAAACTTCAGGTTGGGCACCCACCAGGCGCTCCCTTATTTCAAATGATAGGTGCTTTTATGTCTATGTTTGCTTCTAAACCAGAAAACGTAGCATACATGGTTAACTTAATGAGTGCGTTATCTTCTGCCTTAACAATTTTATTTATGTTTTGGTCTATGACCTTAATTTTAAAAAAGTTAGTAAATTATAAGGTTTCAGAAAACCAAACCATTCAAGGAATTGTAATTTTAGGAGCAGCAGCCATTGGTTCATTAGCTTACACATTTTCAGACAGCTTTTGGTTTAATGCTGTTGAAGCGGAAGTTTATGCCATGGCATCACTTTTAGTAGCTGTTTTAGTTTGGGCTGCATTACATTGGGAAGAAGAAATGGATGCGCCAAAAGGAAACAGATGGTTGCTTTTAATTGCTTTTATTATCGGCCTTTCTTTTGGTGTTCACATTATGGCATTGCTTACAATCCCATCAATCGGATTGATTTATTACTTTAAACGCTATGAAAAAATCACGTTATTCAATTTTATAATTGCAAACGTTTTAATTGTTGCACTTTTATATTTCATTTTTAAATTTTTATTCCCGTTTATATTAGCATTATTCGGAAAAACCGAAATTTTCATGGTAAACAGTTTAGGTTTACCGTTTAATTCTGGAACTATTTTTACAGCAGTTGTAATTGTAGCCTTATTTATCTTTTTTATTAAAAAAACCAACAAACCAGAAAAAGCAAAACAAAACACCATTGTTTTATCTTTTCTATTTTTATTTATTGGTTTTACAACCTGGTTAATGTTACCAATTCGTGCCAACGCAAACGTAGTTATTAACGAAAATAAACCATCTGATGCGGCCGAACTTTTAGCTTATTACAACCGCGAGCAATACGGAGAACAAAATACATTTTGGGGGCCATATTATACAGATGCATTTGCGAGCACCAGCACAAAAAATCCGTTTAAAGATGCAAAACCAAACTACGAACGTGATGCAGCCACAGGCAAATATGTAATTGTAAACGATTATAAAAACGCAGAAACTAATCCGAACGAAGATCATGTTGGATTTTTACCTCGTTTAACAAGCCGTGATCATGCCGAAAATTATATGGCATTTACCAGCGTTCCGAAATTTACCATTAAACCAGAATATAGTGGTGAAGATGAATTGGTAGAAATTGTTCAAGGCGTTCGCGAAGGTTTTGCAACCGGCAAAATTGGCAACGACGGTATGTTAGATTTTTTTAGAGCATACGGCCCGTATATCAATATTGAAAAACCAAGTTTTTGGGATAACATGAAATACATGTTTGAATATCAGTTTGGTTACATGTACGGACGTTATTTGTTATGGAATTTTGTTGGAAAACAAAATGACGAACAAGGCCGTTACGACAACAAAAACGGAAACTGGTTAAGCGGAATTAATTTTATTGATGAAATTCGTTTAGGCAAACAAACCGATTTACCAAGCGATATTGCAAATAATGAAGGTAGAAACACGTATTACTTTTTACCATTTATATTAGGCTTGGTTGGTATGATTTTTCATTACAACAAAGACAAAAAAAGCTTTTATGTAATGTTGGTGCTTTTCTTATTCACCTCATTAGCTTTAAAAGTTTTCTTAAACGAACGTCCGTTTGAACCGCGCGAGCGCGATTATGCCGTAGTTCCATCTTTCTACGTATTTGCTATTTGGTTAGGATTCGGAGTTTATGCCTTGTTTGATGAAGCAAAACGTTTTTTAAGCCCTAAAATAGCTGCACCAATTGTATTGGGCGTAAGTTTATTGGCAGCTCCGGTATTAATGGCAACCCAAAACTGGGACGACCATAATCGTTCAGGCCGTAATTCGGCATGGGCAATGGCAAAAGCGTATTTAGATTCGTGCGAACCAAATGCAATTTTATTTACCATTGGTGATAACGATACGTTCCCGCTTTGGTACATGCAAGAAATAGAAAATTATCGTACCGATGTACGTATTGTAAATACGCAGCTAATTTATACCGATTGGTACATTGATCAAATGAAAGCCAAAGCGCACGATTCTGATCCGCTACCAATTACCTTTACACACGATCAGTACGTGGGTAACAAACGCGATTTAGTGTTAATTGAAGAAATTACAAAAGATACATTAGATATTAAAGAATACATGGATTTCATTAAATTAGATGATCCGCGTAGCACCCGTACCTTACGTAACGGACATACCATTAATATTGCTCCAGGTAGAAATATCGAAATTCCGGTAAACAAAGAAAATGTATTGAAAAACGGATTGGTAAATCCAAAATTCGCAGATTCAATAGTTGATAAAGTTGTAATCAACATCAAAGATCAAGCAATCTCGAAAAACAGATTGATGATGTTAGATATTATTGCAAACAACAACTGGGAACGTCCAATTCATTTTACTGGTGGAAGCTTTGGTGATGATGATTATATTTGGATGAAAGATTACTTGCAGTTAAACGGATTAGTTTTTCAATTGGTTCCTATTAAAACACCGTTCGCAAACAGCCGCAGCGTTTTAGATATGGGCCGAATTGATTCGGATAAAATGTACAAAACCGTAATGTCTTGGGATTTAGGCAGCAATGGCGATCCAAATGTTTATCATGATCCAGAAACGCGCCGTCAGGTAATTAATTACCGATCTAACTTAGCCAGATTAACCGAACAGCTTTTAGCTGAAGGTAAAAAAACAGAAGCTAAAAATGTTATTGAATTAGCAGTAACAAAATTCCCGGTAGAAAAATTTGGTTTTTATACCTTGGTAGATCCGTTTGTAAATGGTTATTACCAGGTAGGTGAAAAAGACAAAGCTCGTAAGTTAGCCGAAAGCTTAATTAACAAACAAATTGAAGTTTTAAATTATTACGAAAAAGGAGATATTAATTTTCAAAACGAAAATTATTTTGAAATTGCGCAGAATTTAGAAATCTTCAGAACCTTTTTGATAACCATGCAAGAAAACGGAGATAACGAGTACTACGAAAAATACCGAAAAGTTTTTAACGACTGGAATGGTATTTATGAACGTTTTGGTCGTGATATGGAATAACAATAAAATTGAAAAAACACGGAATTTACAAGTTGTAAATTCCGTATTTTTGTTTTTATGAAATGGTATTTTGTAAAATCTCCCACTTGGGTTAAATGGTTGTTTACTACACAAACCTGGAGCATCCCAACCGATGAAAAATACGTTTATTTAACTTTTGATGACGGCCCAATTCCTGAGGTTACGCCATGGGTTTTACATGTTTTAAATCAGTTTCAGATTAAGGCAACCTTTTTTTGTATTGGTGATAACGTACAAAAACATCCAGAAGTTTATAAGCAAGTACTTGCTGAAGGGCATCAAATCGGAAATCATACCTTTAATCATTTAAACGGATGGAAAACCAATACGCAATTGTATTTAGCCAATATGGCTCAAACCGAATCCATCATTCAAAACAGCAATAAGCTATTCCGCCCGCCTTATGGTAAAATAACACCAAAGCAAAGCGATAAGTTAATTAGCCAAGGTTATAAAATAATAATGTGGGATGTTTTAAGTGCCGACTTTGACCAAACCATTACGCCAGAAATGTGTTTACAAAACGTAATTCAGAACACAACATCCGGTTCTATAATTGTATTTCACGACAGCATTAAAGCCAAAATAAACCTAGAATATGCTTTACCTAAAACCATTGCATATTTGCTAGATCAGGGCTATAAATTTAAAACGCTTTAAGATTATCTCTTAAAGCGTTTTTTTTATTTTAAAGTTCGTAAAGTTAAAACTGTAATTTCGGGCCAAACCCCAACGCGGCCAGGATAACCGTGATAACCAAAACCGCGGTTTACATATATAAACCTTTCGTTTTGCTCATAAAGCCCGCCCCAATGTTTGTACACATAACTTACAGGGCTCCATTGAAATCCGTTAGGTAATTCAAACCCAAACTGAAATCCGTGCGTATGGCCCGATAAAGTTAAATCATACCAAACATCGCTTTGTGATAAAATTAAATCAAAATGTGACGGATCGTGCGAAAGCACCAATTTAAAATCGGATGGAGCAACGCCTTGGCCCGCTTTTGTTATATCGCCTTGTTCTCCAAATCGGGCGCCCCAATTTTCAACCCCAAGTAATGCAATAGAATCTGAAGCGTTATTTAAATAAACATGCTCGTTTAACAACAAATTAAAATCCATTTTTTGATGAGAATCTTTTATCGCCTCAAAATTAGCTGCTTTTTGTTGTTCGGAATCAAATTTTACGTACATGCCATAATCGTGATTTCCTAGTACAGAATATTTACCATATTTTGGCATTTTTATTTGCTTAATAAAAGGAATCCAGCGTTCGGTTTCGGTTGCTTTATTGTTCACCAAATCACCAGTAAAAACAAACAAATCAAATTCTTGCGCATTTATAAGCTCAATTGCTTTGGCAATTTCAACTTCGTTATCTAAACTTCCTAAATGCATATCAGAAATTTGCAAAACTTTAAAACCATCAAAACTTTGCGGCAGGTTTTTCAGAAAAACTTCTTGCTCAATCACCCTAAACTTATAACGGCCATAAACAATACCGTGAACAAAAGCTCCAAAATGAATTGCGGCAGCCAACAGAGCCAAATAACCAAAAAGCTTTGAACGGCGTGGTAAAAAATCGGAAACGTTATTTTTTAAACGTGAAAACTTATTTAACTTGAATAAGCCAAAAAGTACGCGAAAAATATCTTCAGCCAATAAAAAAATGGCAATCCATAATTTCGGAATGTAAAAAGTTAAAAAAATACCGATTGCCAATAAGCTTTTCGGATTTTGTCCGGTAACGCGATTGTAGGTAAAAAAGCTATAAATCAAATAGCCTAAAACAACCAGCGTAAATACAATATAAAATTGCCTTGCTCTTTTATTTTTTACAAATAATTTAAATAATTGGTAGGCGTAAATATCTGTTACTGCAATAAATGTGAGTAGAAATACGTAAAACATGTTGTGCGATAAAATTCTTGTTGCAAAGGTAGTATTTTTAAAAATGCCATAAGCCGCATCCTAATAAAAAGTAAATAGATTAAGAAGTATGAAAGGAACTTTGTATTTTTGATACTTATAAAAATTTACACATGTCACAAAATCGTCTTTTTCTACTCGATGCCTACGCGTTAATATTTAGAGGTTATTATGCTTTTATAAAAAATCCGAGAATTAATTCTAAAGGATTAGATACCTCTGCCATTATGGGATTCATGAATTCGTTATTGGATGTTATTAAACGTGAGCGCCCCGATCATTTAGCGGTAGCTTTTGATAAAGCCGGAAGCGCTGCCCGATTAGAAATGTACAGCGAATACAAAGCAAATCGTGACGAAACCCCAGAAGCTATTAAAATTGCAGTACCTTACATTCAGGAAATATTACGTGCCATGCACATTCCAATTGTTGAAGTTGCAGGGATTGAGGCTGATGATTTAATTGGAACCTTAGCCAAACAAGCCGAAAAAGAAGGTTTTCAGGTTTTTATGGTTACCCCAGATAAAGATTATGCCCAATTAGTTTCTGAAAATATTTTTATGTACCGCCCTGCTCGCATGGGCAATGGTATCGAAATTTGGGGCGTGCCCGAAGTTTTAGAAAAATTTGAAATTGAAAGACCTGAACAAGTTATTGACTTTTTAGGAATGATGGGTGATTCAGTTGATAACATTCCGGGATTACCTGGCGTGGGCGAAAAAACAGCTAAAAAGTTTTTGGCCGAGTACGGAACCATGGAAAACTTATTGGCCAATACGCATCAACTAAAAGGTAAAATGAAAGAAAAAGTTGAAGCAGCTAAAGAGCTGGGCTTACTTTCTAAAAAACTAGCAACCATTTTGTTAGATTGCCCGGTTACGTTTGATGCCGAAGCTTATAAATTAGAAAAACCCGATGTAGCAAAAACCGAAGCGATTTTTCAGGAATTAGAATTCCGCCGCATGCAGGAGCAATTCTCAAAACTTTTTGCAGATGGAGCTGATTTTGACGAGGTAGTTTCTACCACCGACGAATTTAAGGTTGCTGTACCCAAACATTACAAAAAAACAGAAGCATCCGATCAATTTTCATTGTTCGAAATGCCAGAAGATGGTTTACCCGCTTTTTCAAGCTACAAAACCTTAGCAGATACTGATCATTTATACCAAACCATTCAACCCGGATTTGGAGTAAAAATATTAGTACAAAACTTACTAAACCAAACCTCAGTTTGTTTTGATACCGAAACAACCGGATTAGATGCATTGCATGCCGAATTGGTTGGTATTGCATTTTCGTATCAAGAAAACCAAGGCTATTATATTCCGTTTCCTGAAGATAGAAACGAAGCGATTGAAATTTTAAATCAACTAAAACCATTTTTCGAATCTGAGAAAATAGAAAAAGTTGGACAAAATTTAAAGTACGATTTAAAAGTGCTATCTAACTATGGCATTCAGGTAAACGGCCCGCTGTTTGACACCATGATTGCGCATTATTTAATTAATCCGGATATGCGCCATAATATGGATGTTTTAGCCGAAACATATTTGGGTTATTCGCCAAAACCAATTGAAGAATTGATTGGAAAAAAAGGGAAAAATCAGAAATCGATGCGCGAAGTAGATTTAGAAGATGCTAAAGAATATGCGGTTGAAGATGCTGATATTACCTTTC
This genomic window from Flavobacterium agricola contains:
- a CDS encoding DUF2723 domain-containing protein, encoding MNFNFKKWNTIGGWIVFIIALTTYVLTTEPTVSFWDCGEYITTSAKLQVGHPPGAPLFQMIGAFMSMFASKPENVAYMVNLMSALSSALTILFMFWSMTLILKKLVNYKVSENQTIQGIVILGAAAIGSLAYTFSDSFWFNAVEAEVYAMASLLVAVLVWAALHWEEEMDAPKGNRWLLLIAFIIGLSFGVHIMALLTIPSIGLIYYFKRYEKITLFNFIIANVLIVALLYFIFKFLFPFILALFGKTEIFMVNSLGLPFNSGTIFTAVVIVALFIFFIKKTNKPEKAKQNTIVLSFLFLFIGFTTWLMLPIRANANVVINENKPSDAAELLAYYNREQYGEQNTFWGPYYTDAFASTSTKNPFKDAKPNYERDAATGKYVIVNDYKNAETNPNEDHVGFLPRLTSRDHAENYMAFTSVPKFTIKPEYSGEDELVEIVQGVREGFATGKIGNDGMLDFFRAYGPYINIEKPSFWDNMKYMFEYQFGYMYGRYLLWNFVGKQNDEQGRYDNKNGNWLSGINFIDEIRLGKQTDLPSDIANNEGRNTYYFLPFILGLVGMIFHYNKDKKSFYVMLVLFLFTSLALKVFLNERPFEPRERDYAVVPSFYVFAIWLGFGVYALFDEAKRFLSPKIAAPIVLGVSLLAAPVLMATQNWDDHNRSGRNSAWAMAKAYLDSCEPNAILFTIGDNDTFPLWYMQEIENYRTDVRIVNTQLIYTDWYIDQMKAKAHDSDPLPITFTHDQYVGNKRDLVLIEEITKDTLDIKEYMDFIKLDDPRSTRTLRNGHTINIAPGRNIEIPVNKENVLKNGLVNPKFADSIVDKVVINIKDQAISKNRLMMLDIIANNNWERPIHFTGGSFGDDDYIWMKDYLQLNGLVFQLVPIKTPFANSRSVLDMGRIDSDKMYKTVMSWDLGSNGDPNVYHDPETRRQVINYRSNLARLTEQLLAEGKKTEAKNVIELAVTKFPVEKFGFYTLVDPFVNGYYQVGEKDKARKLAESLINKQIEVLNYYEKGDINFQNENYFEIAQNLEIFRTFLITMQENGDNEYYEKYRKVFNDWNGIYERFGRDME
- a CDS encoding polysaccharide deacetylase family protein, encoding MKWYFVKSPTWVKWLFTTQTWSIPTDEKYVYLTFDDGPIPEVTPWVLHVLNQFQIKATFFCIGDNVQKHPEVYKQVLAEGHQIGNHTFNHLNGWKTNTQLYLANMAQTESIIQNSNKLFRPPYGKITPKQSDKLISQGYKIIMWDVLSADFDQTITPEMCLQNVIQNTTSGSIIVFHDSIKAKINLEYALPKTIAYLLDQGYKFKTL
- a CDS encoding metallophosphoesterase, with protein sequence MFYVFLLTFIAVTDIYAYQLFKLFVKNKRARQFYIVFTLVVLGYLIYSFFTYNRVTGQNPKSLLAIGIFLTFYIPKLWIAIFLLAEDIFRVLFGLFKLNKFSRLKNNVSDFLPRRSKLFGYLALLAAAIHFGAFVHGIVYGRYKFRVIEQEVFLKNLPQSFDGFKVLQISDMHLGSLDNEVEIAKAIELINAQEFDLFVFTGDLVNNKATETERWIPFIKQIKMPKYGKYSVLGNHDYGMYVKFDSEQQKAANFEAIKDSHQKMDFNLLLNEHVYLNNASDSIALLGVENWGARFGEQGDITKAGQGVAPSDFKLVLSHDPSHFDLILSQSDVWYDLTLSGHTHGFQFGFELPNGFQWSPVSYVYKHWGGLYEQNERFIYVNRGFGYHGYPGRVGVWPEITVLTLRTLK